The genomic interval CCATGGCAGACAGTACCAAGTGATGACCAACTCGCCGATTTACGATCAGCAGTTGGCGCTCAATGAATACTGGCAGCAGATTGGCGGAACCGTGATGCTGCCGGGCACAAACCGAGCCGCCGATCGTTTTGCCAGAGCAAGCTTTTACATCAACGCGACCACGCAATCAGCCGACCCGCGTGAGGCGACCGCGGCAGTCTTCAGCGTGATGCGAAACGTAAGCGTACCGCGAGGGATCAGCACGCCCGACCAGCCGAACATTTCCTCAACCATCTGGCGCACGGTCGCCGATCAGAAGAACCTCGTTTACTTCTTTGAAGATACCGCCAGTCCCAGTCTCCTGTGGGTTGATCTGAAACAAATCAATTTTGAAGCGAGCTCAGGAGTACGCAAACTGCAACTCCATGGAAACCCTGGCCTGGGAGGCAATCAGACGGACAACTTCAAAGCCTCGGCTCCGTTCATGTTCCTGGCACCGGAATAAGTGCCCGGGGGACGCCAGAAACGCTCAAGCCTCTCGTACGTGTGCTTGGGTGGGGCAGGTTTGCAACCTGCCGTTGATTCGCAGCGGCAGACAGTTGGACTTTGTGTTGTGATCGGCCAGCAAAGGATTTGAATCTGACGGTTCATTCGCAAAGATGTATTCAAGCTTGGGGTTGCGGCACTACATCACTTTCAGGCATTTGGCACACGATTCCGAATGATCTTGGTGGTGGGGTCCCCCGGCATGATCGTGTCACACCACATTTCATTCTCGAACACATAGCGGACTTGGATCGCAACTGCTTCTTGGGCGGCGAACGAGTCTCTTGCTTCCGCCAATGTCACGGTGGCATCGGTCCGAGCCGACTTAAGCTGCACGTGCTGCACATCAGATCCGTCACGCAAGTCGTCAAACAACTGCAAGACCTGATCGGCCGACCATTCGGCTTGCAGGATCTCGCTGATATCGTCATTCATCATCGCGAACCTCGGAGGAAACTTGTTGGTAGAAGATTGTCAGGGGAGGATTCACGGTGGGGGGCTCTTCAAAATTTTCTACCAATTCCTTCCGCCGGCAAGTGATGGGCATGCGGGCGACGTTGAGACGATTTGGTAGAAGATTGTCGGGGTAGAAGATTGCAGGGGTAGGAGATTGCAGGAGTAGAAGATTGTCGGGGGAGGATGCACGGTGGGGGGCTCTTCAAAATTTTCTACCCGCAATTTTCTACCCGCAATTTTCTACCCGCAATTTTCTACCCGCAATTTTCTACCCGTCATTTTCTACCCGTCATTTTCTACCCGTCATTTTCTACCCGTCATTTTCTACCCGTCATTTTCTACCCGTCATTTTCTACCCGTCATTTTCTACCCGTCATTTTCTACCCGTCATTTTCTACCCTTTCTTGCTCGGCCGCTCAAAGGCGGGCATCAGCAGGATGGCGTTTTCGGGTGCCGGACATACGTAGCGGCATACTCCGCATCCGGTGCAGGTGTCTTCGATGACGATCGGCTTGCCTTGAGTGACTTCAATGGCGCCCTCGACGGGGCAACGTTCGCTGCACACGGTGCAAGTGGTGTGGTGATGAGCCAAGCATAGGTGCTCAATCACACGGGCGGTGCCCATGATCGGCGGGATCGTGTCGATCAGCACACCAGGCTTGCACGATGCGATGCAAGGAAAGTCTTCGCACATCATGCACGCGGAAGTGTCGGCTTCGATGACAGGCGTGCCGGCGATATTTCCGAGTCGATCGGGTGCTTGGACAATCGCGTCATAAGGGCACGCGGTGAGGCAGTCGCCACATCGGGTGCATCCGGTGAGGAATTGAAATTCGTCGATCGCTCCCGGCGGACGATGCACAGGGATGGTTCGCGATACCGATCGGTTGCCAAGATCAGTCGGCGGCACCGGGTCGATATTGATGCCACCGATGCTGCGTGGTGGCTGCGTCGCTGGCTCTGGTTGGTGCGGTTTGGGTAGCCGAGTGACCAACGGTACAAACCGGTCCGACGGAATCAGTCGCCAGAAACGTCCTTGGAGTAGATCGCGGCGGCTTTGATTGGCGCGAGCGGGGCGGAATAGAAGCGTCCAGAGAAAAGCGGGAAGCCAAAGAGCAGCAAAGGCGATTCGCTTGATCGCCGACGACTTCGTCCTGGCAGTACGGTCGTCCTCCTCTGCATCACTCCGGCTCTCGCGACTTTGCGTCAAATTTCTCTCCGGCTATTTTGTAACGACATCCAGTGGTGGCAGCATCGGCACAGATTCCGGACCGTACCATTCCGCTTCGGGCATTTGGTCCAGCGTTGCAGAGGGGGCGTGGCATTGGGTGCAGTTGGTTCGCCACGGGTGCGTTGATTCCATTCCGGCCCATCCGTTGGGTCCGCCGTGACACGCGTTACAGTTCTCGCGCATCCACTGTGAGTGTGGGATTGTCGGCGGTGCTCCCTGGTACGCTCGCTTGCCTGCTTTCGGTGCCGGCAGTCCGACAAAACTCGATTCGACCGATGTGCCAGCGTCTTGGAACGGTGCCGGCGGCATCGGTGCGTGACACTGAGTGCAATTGCCCAGGAACGGGTGAGACATCACGCTGGCTTTTAAGCCCGCCATCTGCACGCCGCTACCATGACAAGCGTAACAAGCTGCGTCTGTCGTGTTTTCAATCGGGTGCGGAATGATCGGCGGAGCACCGTTGAAGGCGCGACGCGACGCCCGAAGTTTGCCGGACGCTTCTTTCTCCGATTTGCTCGGCTCGATTTTGGCGTAGAGATCGTACTGCGGCTGCGACAACGATTGCCGCTGGGCTTGCCAGGCCTTCGTCGGACCCATCGGTGTTTCGGCAATGTCGGCGTACGACACCGCGGGGATAAGCTTCGGATTTTCCTCGATCTTTTCATTGTCGAATTTCGCGACGAGCGCCGGTTCATGCAAACCGTCAGGTTGCGGCACACCGTCCATGATGCCGACAAAGAAACCGACCACCGCGATGGCGATGATGCAGGAAAAAAAGATCGGTGCAAGTCGTCGCATCATGACGGCGCCTCGGCCAGTTTCTTCACGCGCGCGGCGCATTTCTTGTAGTCCGGCTGTTTAGAAAACGGATCGTGAGCGTCCAGCGTGCAGTTGTTGATCAGCTTCGTTTCGTCAAAAAAGGGAACGAAGATTGTTCCGCGTGGTGGGCGACCACGACCATCGATCCAGACCGGCAACTCGCATTTCCCGCGACGTGACTCGACGATCACCCGTTCGCCTTGGCGGATATTGGCTGCCTTGGCGTCTTCCGGATTCATTTCGAGATAGGCCGTCGGCATCGCCCGAGAGAGTTGTGAAACGCGTCGCGTCATCGTGCCGCTATGCCAATGCTCCAGCACGCGACCGGTACACAGCCACATCGGAAACTCCTCATCAGGCATCTCCGGTGGCGGAGCATATTCGTGGAACCAAATCTGGGCGCGGCCGTCGTTGGTCGAGGAATGATAGAAATCGAACTCTTGTCCCGCGGTGACAAACGGATCGTCAAACCCCGAGAACCGGAATTTGGTTTCTCGCCACGATCCGTCATCTTGCTCAACGACCGGCCAACGCAACCCGCGTGCTTTCACGTATTCATCGTACGGCGCGAGGTTCTTATGCTTCATCGTCGTGAATTGACGGTACTCCTCAAACAGATGCTTATCGACGTTGGTATCGTAGTAATGATCAAACTCCCAAATGGGAATTTCTTCCCCGGCTTCGTTCTTCACCGCGAAGATGAACTCGCCGTCCTTGTCTTTCATCCCTTCGTAGCCCATCTCGAACAACTTATGCGCGATCGCGATCGTCATCCAGCAATCATCGCGAGCCTCACCGGGCGGATCGACCATTTTGAACCATTGCTGCGTTCGCCGTTCACTGTTGCCATACACGCCGTTCTTTTCCACCCACATCGCCGCAGGCAAAATCAAATCGGCCAAAACAGTCGTCGCGGTCGGGTACACATCGCTGACGATTAGAAATTTATCTTCGAGACCTTGCTTGTCGTTGAACAACGCGTTCAAGTTCGGCAGCGTCTGGCCGGGGTTGGTGACTTGCACGAACATCGTCGTGATGTCCCCGCCCTGGGATGTCGGTTTCGTGAACTGCTCGAACATCTTCACCGTGTGATATCCGGGGGTGGCGTTGATGCTGCCGGGCGACAAGTTCCAGAACCCTTCGCATTGCTCGCGGTGCTCTGGATTGGCAACAACACGACCACCAGGCAACGCGTGCGCAAGCGTGCCAACTTCGCGAACCGTGCCGCACGCCGAAGGTTGACCGGTCAGGCTGGTCGGCGCGTCGCCGGGCCGACCGAAATGGCCCGATAGCAAGTGAACACCATGAACCAACGAATTGATCGCGGTGCCCATTGTGTGTTGATTCATCCCCATGCACCACAGCGATGTGATGCGGATGTCGTGGTTACCGAACAAGTCAGCCAGCATTCGGATCTGATCCGCAGGCACGCCCGACAGTTCTTCGACCCGTTCCGGCGTGTACTTGGCGATGCGTTTGCGAAACTCTGCTTCGCTGATCTGTTCGCCCTGCAGCGTCGGCGTCAGTTCTTCGGCGCCGCGGAAGTTACAGTGTTTCTCGACGAATGACTTGTCGTAGTTGTTGTTCTCGATGAGTAAATGCATGATGCCCAGCGAGATTGCCACGTCGCCGTGCGGCTTCATTTCCAGATAATCGTTGGCCGCATCGGTTGTGCGTGTTTTCCGAGTGCCGATGTCGATAATGCGAACCGTCTCGCCGCGCGATCGCCGGTCGGTAACGCGCGAGAACAACACCGGGTGCATTTCAGCCGGGTTATTACCCCAGGTGATCAGCACGTCACACTCGTCGAGATCTTGATAGCAACCGGCCGGTTCGTCGACTCCGTAGGTTGCCAAGAAACCGGTCACGGCCGACGCCATGCAGAGTCGTGCGTTGGGGTCGATGTGATTATTGCCCAGGCCGCCCTTCATAAACTTTTGAGCAGCATAGCCTTCGGGGATCGTCCATTGCCCGCTGCCATAAAATGCGAATGTCTGAGGGGAATCAAAGATACGTTTGGCGATCGTTTCGATCGCTTCGTCCCATTCAATTTCCGTCAGCTTGCCGTCTTTGCGGAGCAGCGGATTGGTCAGGCGGTCTTTGCCATAAAGGATGCCGCCGACGTGATAGCCTTTGACGCACAACAATCCCTTATTGACGTCGGCGGCCTTGTCACCGGCAATCGCAACGACGCGTCCATCTTCCACGCCGACTTGCACGTGGCAACCGGTCCCGCAGAAACGACACGGCGCCTTGTTCCACGTCATGCCTTCACCCGTCGGCAAATCGTCAACGGCTTGGTCGGCGTGAACCACCGGCAACGATGTGTTGCCCGCGACCATCGAACCGGCCGCCGCCATCGCGGCTGACTTCAAGAAACTGCGACGTTTGGCATCCATTATTCTAGATTCCTGATTGATTCTCGTTCTGCGGTTTCGTTATCCTCGTCAAATGCGACCATGGCAACCGCTAAGTCGATCACTCCAGGTAACTCTCGGACCATATTCCATATTTGTTGGTCGCGGCGTTTGTCGGCCGAGTCGACAACGATCGCTAGTTTGCTGCCGCTAGCATTTCCGATTTCGATTTCGGGCACTTCGTGCAGAGATTCTATCGCCGCGGAATGCTCCTCAACTTGCGAGGCGAACGTGATGACCAAGCCGCTAATAGGCACGGTGGCTGCTCTTTTAAAAGTGGCGGGAAGATGCAAAAGTGAGGTTTCGCTAACCTATACGTGAGTGTATACATTAAGTCTCGTCCGTGGAACCTCATTTGGGACAGAAATTCATGCCGCGAACCGCCAGTATGCTCTTTGCCAGTGTGGTGTGCTTGGCCGTTGCGATGATTTTCGTCGTCGTCGGACGAGGCAACACGCGAGACGATTCTCGCTCGCGCCGTGTCGGTGCGGATCAACGTGACGGTGCGGATCAAATCGCAAGCAATGCGCCGACGGCGGTTGCCGCGGAGGCTTCTGCCGATCAGAACACTGCGGCGAATACTGCGGCGAATACCGGCGGTTCAAGACACCCCATCATCATTCGCAAACCCACCGGCCCACCGCGGATCGAGCTGGCCGGGATGGACCCGCAAGGTCGAACCGGCAGCGTCGCTTGTTCGACCTGCCATGCCGTCCGCAAACCAAACTCGGAAAACGTGTCGGCCGCGACGCTGGACGAATTTCACCAAGGCATGACGTTCAATCACGGCAAGATCGCCTGCTATGCCTGCCACAACCCCGACGACGCCGACACCTTGCGTTTAGCCGACGGACAGTCGATCGCGTATGAAAATGTGATGACGCTGTGTTCGCAGTGCCATAGCAAACAGGCCGAGTCGTTTGCCCATGGTGCGCACGGCGGCATGAACGGGCATTGGGATCTCACTCGCGGTCCACAAATGAAGAACAATTGCATCGACTGTCACGATCCCCACTCACCGACTTATCCCAGGATGGTCGTCGGCTTCAAACCCAAAGACCGCTTTAACGCCCCGCTTAGCCATCACCACGACCACCAAGGAGCGGAATCGCATGACGACCACTGAGAACGCTCGCAAACCATCACTACCGATCGTCGAGAACTTCACGCGACGTGCGGCTGTGAAAGGCGGCTTCGCAACACTCGGCGCTGCCGCGTTTGTGGCCGCCGTGTCGCCGCTGCGGCAAGCCGCCGAGGACAAGTCGGCGGCGGAGTTCATGCAGCAGCACTACACCGAGCTGTCGCCCCAGCAAAAGGCCGATGTGATCGCTCGATTGGAAGCCGAAGCGAAAGAGAACTACGGCGCAGACGTAACGATCGCCGACGACCGACCGATCCCTGGAACGAAATTTGTCTACGCGATCAACCTGAGTGTTTGCAACGGCAACGGCAAATGCGTTGAAGCTTGCCACAAAGAAAACAACCATGACCGCGACACCAACCAGTCGTATATCCGCGTGCTTGAAATGCCCAAGGGCACGATGGACATGGAAAAAGGCAACACGACTTACACCGGAGCCGTCCCTCAAGACGACAAGTTCTACTTGCCTGTTCAGTGCCAGCAATGCGACGAGCCACCGTGCGTTGACGTTTGCCCGGTGAAGGCGACGTGGAAGGAAGAGGATGGCATCGTCGTCGTGGACTACAACTGGTGCATCGGATGCCGGTATTGCGAAGCCGCTTGCCCCTATCACGCGCGTCGCTTCAACTGGAAAAAGCCAGAAGTGCCGGCCGACGAAGTCAATCCGGACCAGAGCTACTTGAGCAACCGTATCCGCCCGGTCGGTGTCGTCGAAAAGTGCACCTACTGCCTGCACCGAACTCGACGTGGCAAATTGCCCGCTTGCCTGGAAGCCTGCCCCACCGGCGCTCGCGTGTTCGGCAACATCCTCGATAAAGATTCCAACATCCGCTGGATCCTGGAAAACAAACGCGTTTACATCCTAAAGGAAGAACTCGGCACGAAACCGGCGTTCTTTTATTACTTCGATTGACGAAAGTGAGCCGACGGCGTTAGCCCGAATCATTCATGCGCCGCAACGCGATAGCGTCCGGTTCCCGAATATAGGGGTGAGAACCGGACGCTATCGCGTGGCGGCTGATATGCGCAGACTGCTTTCGTGCCAATCCGCGCAAGCCGTTTCACGCAAACGTGTTGCGATGACCGTAGTGAGTCGCGTGAATAATCCGGGCTAGCGGGCCGTTCTTTTCAATCTCCCCAACTACCCTCGGTTCGCGCCGTCGGCTCTAAAATAACATGAGCAGCATCACCACAACGCCACAGCCTAACGAGCCCAACGGAAAACAGTCGCACATCACCAGCTACCCGAAATTCATCGGGCGATCGTTGTGGTTGGCGACCGAAGGATCGTTTGCGTTCTACGCATGGATGACGATGTTGACCGCATTGTTCCTGGTCGGCGCAAACGCTTGGGCCAACCAAGTCGCGGGCGGAATGATTGCCACCAACATGACCGATCAAGTTTCGTGGGGACTCTACATCGCCAACTTCACCTTCATGGTCGGATTAGCGGCAGGCGGCGTCATGATGGTGATTCCGGCGTACCTGTATCACGACCGCAAGATGCACGATGTCGTCATCATTGGCGAACTGCTTGCCATTGCCGCCATCGTGATGTGCCTGATGTTCGTTGTCGCCGATCTCGGACGGCCCGATCGGTTCTGGCACATGCTGCCCATCGTCGGCAAATTCAACTGGCCGATCTCGATGTTGACCTGGGACGTGATCGTGCTCAACGGTTACCTGCTGTTGAATCTGCACATTTGCGGCTATCTGCTGTACATGCGATTTCTCGGTCGCAAGCCCAATCCGACGTGGTACATCCCGTTCGTGATGCTGTCCATTGTTTGGGCGATCTCGATTCACACCGTCACCGCGTTTCTTTACTGCGGCCTGGGCGGCCGACCGTTTTGGAACACGGCACTTCTTGCACCACGTTTCCTTGCATCCGCGTTTGTCTCCGGTCCCGCGTTCATCATCGTGTCGATGGTTCTGATCAAACGGTTGACCGGCGTGGGCGGACTCGACCAGCCGATCGCCACGCTCACCAAGATCATCCGCGTCACGATCCTGATCAATCTGTTGATGGTCGCCTCAGAACTGTTCACCGAATTCTACACCGGTGGATCGCACGTCAGCGCCGCGAAGTATCTGTTCTTTGGCTTGCACGGCAAAACCGCACTCGTCCCGTGGACCTGGACCGCGATCGGGCTGAATGTCACGGCGGCGTTGCTGTTCTTGTGGCCGGGGCTGTTGAGATTGCGCTGGCGGCCGTTGCTCGTCACCGCTTGTTTGATGGCGTTCGTCGGTGCTTGGATCGAAAAAGGTATGGGGCTAATCATTCCAGGATTCGTCCCTAGCACGCTGCACGAGATCGTCGAGTATGTCCCCAGCCAACTCGAATGGAAAGTCACGGTGGGAATCTGGGCGTTCGGGCTTATGGTATTCACCGTCGCCCTCAAAACTGCTCTCCCAACATTAAAGCATCCCGCTGAACACTGACCCCTGAGCACTGACTACTTTCGATGCAACCGGGTACGCCGACGCCCGAGAGCGAACTGCCGGATAGTGTTACGATGACTACTGTTAAGACAATTACTTGACTCGCTTCGCTGCACCCGACATGAAGGTTACCCAGTCTCCATTTGCGTCAAGCATCCTCGATGTCATCGAGATCTCATCAGCCGATTTGAACTCGTAGATGTCTTGAAACTTCGTCAGCTTGCCATCGCCCATGAAGTTTGGTCCGTCAGCTTCGAGTGTTAACACCTTTCCGGTCGCATCGACGTTGCCTGTGTACTGCCACATGAAGGCCGTCGCCGAATCAACCCACGTTCCGACATACTTCTGCTTCCCTTCGTCATAGCCGATCGTCTGAACCCCAGTCATCGGGTCACCGGACCATTCGCCCTTCATTTCATTGAGCACCCAGAATCCACCGAGCTTGCGTGAGGTCAATGTTCCAGTGCATTGCATCGGTGGCTGGTCCGGGGCCATGGTTGCTTTTGACTCGGTCGTCCATTCTCCGACGAACTTCACAAGCCACTCGTGCTCTTGAGTCGGCTTTGGCATGGCAGGGGACTCTTGCCCGCAAGCCGGTTCGTGGAAGCACACGAGGCTCAGAATCAGGGTCGTCAACACAAGAGTTTTCATGTTCAGTCTCGCCAAATTGAAAAGGGTACGAATGCTCGATCTAGCCCGGATTATTCATAACCCAACGCGTAAGCGAGGGATACTCGGTAAATCCCTCGCTTACGCGTCGGGTGATGAAAAACAATCTGCTTTTCCCAACGATGTCACAACTCATTGTCAAGAATCTGTTTGCGCTAAAATCAATCATCGGCATGAATAATCCGGGCTAGCAGTTGTCGATTAGGTAGCCACTCAATCGACATCAAGAGCTTCGATTTTATCGTGGAGTTTGGCCGGCAACTGAGTCGGAAGTTGTGCTTGGCACTGCGGCGTAATCCGGATGGTAGCGACTCCTGCGCCTTCGGCTGCGGGTCAAACGATCCGAAGACTCCTGCGCCTTCGGCTGCGGGTCAAACGATCCGAAGACCAACGCAGTGGTCTTTCGGGAGGTATCCGCGACCGCGAAGGCGGTCGCAGAGAACTCGTCGTAATACACCGCTTGAGCAAAGCAATCGTAGGTCATGCTGTGCATGACGAAATCCGGTACGCCCGTTTTCACGCTTGGTTACCTGGATTTGGGAAAACTCATGCCGAGATCCGCTGCGGCCGTGTTGTGGCACAGAGCAGACTGCGAGGGCAAAAAGATGTCGGATCAGAAATTGCTCAGGGACCACATCGATCAGAGTGAATCACATCACCGTTGAGGCAAGACGGTGGGAGGGAATTCTGGCGAATCCCACTACGCGGGTAGGGTTAGCGTCTCGGAGAGACGCTGCTACGTGGTGGGCTGCTACGTGCTGCCTGCTATCGGATCACGCCGGAGGTGGCGCTGAGTGTTTGCGAGTTGGACACCGCGTTGCCCAGGTGTTTGAAGTCCTTGAATTGCCAATGCACCTTTTTGTCTCGATCGATTTCGATCAGTTGCGGATTGTCTTCGCCCGCGTGACAATTTCCGATCACGATGTGCCCGTTGGGGTGGACTTCTAAAGTCGTCACCCAAGCCAACGTGATGCCGTCGAGATCGTTTTGATGAACTTGCCACACGATCTCCTTAGCCGGTGTGACTTCTAAAATGCTGTGGCCGTTGCCCGTGCCGATCAATGTGTTGCCGTTGGGCAATCGCAGGGCGCTAAAAACGGCGTCTCCGAATGCTTCTGGGCCATGGCCGCCTTGGGCCGGTTTGCCGAACATCGGGACATCGTATTCCCAAGTGATCTTGCCGTCGTGGTCATACTCGCGGACCACTCCGTCGCCTTCTTGTGCCACCAAGTAACCGCCATCGGCCAAAGGACGAACCAGACGTGTGTCGCGGTGGGGGTGGGGGTGATCGCGTTTGAGCGTGATGCTGTGGTGAACCTTGCCGTCTCGGTCGATCTCATAGATCTTTCCTTCGCCGCTGAGGGCGACCATCACTTGACCGTTTGGCAGCGGAGCGATCGAGTGAAGTTCGACGGCGGATTCGGTCGCCAGCGACTTGGAATCGAACGACCAAACTCGCTCTTTCTTTTGCAGGTCGATCTCGACCACGCGTGTGCCTTCATGCGTCAGCAAGTTCCCATTGGGCAGCACGTGCATGTCGTGCGGTGCGCCGCCGATCTCCATCTCCCAATCAAGGCTGCCGTTTTCATCAAAGCGAAACAGCTTGCGTCCTTGGTTGGCGATGAAAGCATGCTCGGCCGACGCGGGCGATGCGGCGAAACAAAAGGCAAAGAGGAGGATAGAGATGGAAAGACACGTGACGCTTCGTTTCATCGGTGCAAGCTCGAATGGCATAAGGGAGCGGGAAATGGATTTCCCCCCGATGATACTCGATCTACCAGTTTGGGCGTGGCGGTTTGGGCGTGTCAGTTTGGGCGTGCGGATTGAAAAGGACGTCACGCCTGGATTTTCATCCGCCGCAGGTCTAGGGGAGCACGCTGACGCGGTTTTCGACGCTGCTGACGCCGGGCTCCAAACGCATCAGCAATTCGCTCATTCGGCGGTCTTTCTCGGTTCGAACGGCTCCCGTCAAAACCGCCGTGCGTCCGTTCATGGAGACGTTCACGTTTCGTAGCGCCGGGGCTTTAGTGACCGTAGAAAGCCGCGTCGAAACGGTGGCTTGGACCTCCGCTGGTGGGAGTGGCTCCACGTCCACTGCCGAACGAAGGCGTACGCGAACAGCGGGTTTGCTGGTCGATGCACCTTGATTGAGTCCGCCAAACAGGCCGCCGAACAAGCCCCCCAGGCCTCCTCCTCCACCGCCGAAGCCGGCTCCCCCGCCAGCACCACCGCCGCCGCCCGACTCGGCTCCGATACCGAAGCCGGTTTCGGTGGCCGCACCAACGGTGTCGCCACGCTCGAGCGTGAAGGCGCTCCTGTCGGCTTCCACTGGTCCCAGCGAAATGGTGGTCGCATCGCCGACGCCAACGGTCCCAGATCCCGAGGTGTCTCCGTTTTGTGCCGACGCAGAGGAGCCCCAGCAAAGCACGACGGCCAGTGACAGAAGAGCGAAAGAGTATCGTTGGTGATCGAAATTCATGGAAATCGCCCGTTTTTCTGCTAGCAAGAACGTGAATGGGTGAGGAACGCGTGTCAGTATCAGTTTAACCCGTTGGCAAAGAAAACGTTCCGAAATCGATCCTTGCGGCATCGACGGATGCCAAGATCCCGGTCGGTGGGGCGAATCATGCCGAGAATTCGGTTCCAGCGACAAAAACTAAGCCTGATGCCGTAGAGCATCCAGCCGGTGAACGGGTTAACCTATCGGTCGGAGTCAATGACACCTTCCCCACAGCATGATCGAACAATGAATCTCATCCTCACGCGCATCCATCAAACGCGACTCGCCCCACGCATTGCGACCCGTGTCGCTTGGTTATTGCTGCCGATCATTCTCTGCCTCGTCGTCGTGTCGTCGCCGGAGGCCCGTGCCCAGGACGACGCGAGCAAGAAAAACGAGACGTCGATGCCGGGTGCGCCACGTTTGTTGCCCGAGGATGCGATGTTTTATATCCGCCTGGACAGTGCGGATGATTTGCGAGAGGACTCCAAGAAATCTTCCATCGGACTGATGATCAACGATCCGCAGATGCGTCCGTTGGTGCAAGATGTCTATTCGACCGCCCGCGATCTGTTTGCGATGGTCAGCGACAAAGTCGGTGTGTCACTTGACGAACTGCTCGCCATCCCCAGCGGCCAAGTCGCCGTGGCGGTGATCCCCGCGATCCCACCGGACGAGGAGTCGCGTGAGTTGTACGAGCAAGAAAACCAAGTCGACGATTCATCCGAAGCGGCGGCGCGTAAAGAACGTCGCCGACGTCGTGAAGCCTACGGGTTCGCGACGGTGATCATGATTGATGCGGGCAAGAACGTGGACAAGTTGCTGGCGATTGTCGATCGCATCGAAAACCAAGTCGTCACCAACGATGGCTATGTCCGGCGACGCACCGTGGTCGACAAGACGGACGTGATCCGGTTACTGCCTCCGCGTCAGGGCCGACCTGAGATCGAATACTTTGAGCGTGAAGGAACCGTCGTCTTTGGTTTTGGGCATCGAACCGCACAAGACGTCTTGGAACATTGGCGTGGCAAGAGTGACCAAACCACGTTGGCCGAGAACGCTCGGTTCGGAACACTGATGTCGCGTTGCCTGGGTAGTGAAGAGACACGCCCCCAGATCACTTTCTTTGTCGATCCCCACGCGATCATCGACCGCATCATCAAACGTAGCGGCAGCATGACGGCGGGATTCGTGTGGCCGGTGATCCAAGACCTTGGCGCGTCACGCGTCGCCGGTATTGCGGGCAGCTCATTCCGAGGCGGCGAAGTGTTTGAGGGGATTTCGCATATCCATCTTCGCATCGAGCCTCCACGCGACGGAGTGCTGGGGTTGTTGCGGCCCGAGACCGGCGACACCA from Stieleria varia carries:
- a CDS encoding molybdopterin-dependent oxidoreductase, which codes for MDAKRRSFLKSAAMAAAGSMVAGNTSLPVVHADQAVDDLPTGEGMTWNKAPCRFCGTGCHVQVGVEDGRVVAIAGDKAADVNKGLLCVKGYHVGGILYGKDRLTNPLLRKDGKLTEIEWDEAIETIAKRIFDSPQTFAFYGSGQWTIPEGYAAQKFMKGGLGNNHIDPNARLCMASAVTGFLATYGVDEPAGCYQDLDECDVLITWGNNPAEMHPVLFSRVTDRRSRGETVRIIDIGTRKTRTTDAANDYLEMKPHGDVAISLGIMHLLIENNNYDKSFVEKHCNFRGAEELTPTLQGEQISEAEFRKRIAKYTPERVEELSGVPADQIRMLADLFGNHDIRITSLWCMGMNQHTMGTAINSLVHGVHLLSGHFGRPGDAPTSLTGQPSACGTVREVGTLAHALPGGRVVANPEHREQCEGFWNLSPGSINATPGYHTVKMFEQFTKPTSQGGDITTMFVQVTNPGQTLPNLNALFNDKQGLEDKFLIVSDVYPTATTVLADLILPAAMWVEKNGVYGNSERRTQQWFKMVDPPGEARDDCWMTIAIAHKLFEMGYEGMKDKDGEFIFAVKNEAGEEIPIWEFDHYYDTNVDKHLFEEYRQFTTMKHKNLAPYDEYVKARGLRWPVVEQDDGSWRETKFRFSGFDDPFVTAGQEFDFYHSSTNDGRAQIWFHEYAPPPEMPDEEFPMWLCTGRVLEHWHSGTMTRRVSQLSRAMPTAYLEMNPEDAKAANIRQGERVIVESRRGKCELPVWIDGRGRPPRGTIFVPFFDETKLINNCTLDAHDPFSKQPDYKKCAARVKKLAEAPS
- a CDS encoding chaperone NapD; translated protein: MPISGLVITFASQVEEHSAAIESLHEVPEIEIGNASGSKLAIVVDSADKRRDQQIWNMVRELPGVIDLAVAMVAFDEDNETAERESIRNLE
- a CDS encoding 4Fe-4S dicluster domain-containing protein, which translates into the protein MTQSRESRSDAEEDDRTARTKSSAIKRIAFAALWLPAFLWTLLFRPARANQSRRDLLQGRFWRLIPSDRFVPLVTRLPKPHQPEPATQPPRSIGGINIDPVPPTDLGNRSVSRTIPVHRPPGAIDEFQFLTGCTRCGDCLTACPYDAIVQAPDRLGNIAGTPVIEADTSACMMCEDFPCIASCKPGVLIDTIPPIMGTARVIEHLCLAHHHTTCTVCSERCPVEGAIEVTQGKPIVIEDTCTGCGVCRYVCPAPENAILLMPAFERPSKKG
- a CDS encoding 4Fe-4S dicluster domain-containing protein, whose product is MTTTENARKPSLPIVENFTRRAAVKGGFATLGAAAFVAAVSPLRQAAEDKSAAEFMQQHYTELSPQQKADVIARLEAEAKENYGADVTIADDRPIPGTKFVYAINLSVCNGNGKCVEACHKENNHDRDTNQSYIRVLEMPKGTMDMEKGNTTYTGAVPQDDKFYLPVQCQQCDEPPCVDVCPVKATWKEEDGIVVVDYNWCIGCRYCEAACPYHARRFNWKKPEVPADEVNPDQSYLSNRIRPVGVVEKCTYCLHRTRRGKLPACLEACPTGARVFGNILDKDSNIRWILENKRVYILKEELGTKPAFFYYFD
- a CDS encoding cytochrome c3 family protein, with product MPRTASMLFASVVCLAVAMIFVVVGRGNTRDDSRSRRVGADQRDGADQIASNAPTAVAAEASADQNTAANTAANTGGSRHPIIIRKPTGPPRIELAGMDPQGRTGSVACSTCHAVRKPNSENVSAATLDEFHQGMTFNHGKIACYACHNPDDADTLRLADGQSIAYENVMTLCSQCHSKQAESFAHGAHGGMNGHWDLTRGPQMKNNCIDCHDPHSPTYPRMVVGFKPKDRFNAPLSHHHDHQGAESHDDH
- a CDS encoding nitrate reductase cytochrome c-type subunit, encoding MMRRLAPIFFSCIIAIAVVGFFVGIMDGVPQPDGLHEPALVAKFDNEKIEENPKLIPAVSYADIAETPMGPTKAWQAQRQSLSQPQYDLYAKIEPSKSEKEASGKLRASRRAFNGAPPIIPHPIENTTDAACYACHGSGVQMAGLKASVMSHPFLGNCTQCHAPMPPAPFQDAGTSVESSFVGLPAPKAGKRAYQGAPPTIPHSQWMRENCNACHGGPNGWAGMESTHPWRTNCTQCHAPSATLDQMPEAEWYGPESVPMLPPLDVVTK